Proteins from a genomic interval of Antedon mediterranea chromosome 5, ecAntMedi1.1, whole genome shotgun sequence:
- the LOC140049075 gene encoding eukaryotic translation initiation factor 4E type 2-like, producing MSKTQNRFDTLDDENNGEENENTKDKKEDQVKKQQSLTKPKINAGDHKLQFVYTLWFSRRSPGNKASSSNYEDNIKMVASFASVEQFWSFYSFLTRPCDLTSSSDYHLFKQGIKPMWEDDANKTGGKWIVRLRKGLASRLWENLILAMLGEQFMVGDEICGAVVSIRFAEDIISIWNRTASDRTITARIRDTLKRVLNLPLSTIMEYKAHTDSIKDQSSFRNTDVFMR from the exons ATGAGTAAAACACAAAACAGATTCGATAC ACTCGATGATGAAAATAATGgagaagaaaatgaaaatacCAAAGATAAAAAAGAGGATCAGGTGAAAAAGCAACAAAGTCTT aCGAAACCAAAGATAAATGCAGGTGACCATAAACTCCAGTTTGTTTATACTTTGTGGTTCTCAAGACGAAGTCCTGGCAACAAAGCATCCTCTTCAAATTAtgaagataatataaaaatggtgGCATCATTTGCATCA GTTGAACAGTTCTGGtcattttacagttttttaaCTCGACCTTGTGATCTTACTAGTAGTAGTGACTACCACCTCTTCAAGCAAGGAATAAAACCGATGTGGGAG GATGATGCAAATAAAACGGGGGGCAAATGGATTGTTCGATTACGGAAAGGTCTTGCCTCAAGACTGTGGGAAAACCTTATTCTGGCAATGCTGGGTGAACAGTTCATGGTTGGTGATGAAATCTGTGGAGCAGTTGTGTCAATACGATTTGCG gaGGACATAATATCTATTTGGAATAGAACAGCAAGTGATCGAACCATAACAGCACGAATACGAGACACATTAAAACGAGTCCTAAATCTTCCTTTAAGTACCATAATGGAATACAAAGCTCATACAGACAGCATCAA AGATCAATCAAGTTTCAGAAACACAGATGTGTTTATGAGGTGA
- the LOC140049074 gene encoding phospholipid scramblase 2-like, whose translation MTSRPVTKQPRSKTASSFELTWVRSPVERTKEGIPSELMVLSDVNMVIIRQTIDTIGSGCNQDNEYRIMNDTKKQIFFATEETSCCCRCVCGPARSFNMYLQNKSGQEIARFVRPVRCDGCCCPCCMMRLMVQTPDGEVLGYVKQKWKIFGAKVIVESAEGKPVLEIVTSCCPCRCFRDMEFKVIALGTENEGTIRKQWRGKKDTLNVDHEQFVINFPSSLDVIEKTLLIGAGFLMDFMFFEMT comes from the exons ATGACTTCTCGTCCTGTTACCAAGCAACCACGTTCAAAAACTGCATCGTCTTTCGAACTAACATGGGTCAGATCGCCTGTTGAAAGAACCAAGGAGGGGATACCATCAGAACTAATGGTACTTTCAGATGTGAATATGGTGATTATACGTCAAACAATAGACACTATTG gcTCCGGGTGTAACCAGGACAATGAATACAGAATCATGAAtgacacaaaaaaacaaatattctttGCCACAGAag AAACATCATGTTGCTGCAGATGTGTTTGCGGACCAGCGCGGTCATTTAATATGTATTTGCAAAACAAGAGTGGTCAGGAGATAGCGCGGTTCGTACGACCGGTTCGTTGTGATGGATGCTGCTGCCCTTGTTGTATGATGCGCCTTATGGTCCAGACGCCAGACGGTGAAGTTCTTGGTTACGTTAAACAAAA GTGGAAAATATTTGGCGCAAAGGTTATTGTGGAATCGGCTGAAGGAAAGCCAGTGTTGGAGATTGTCACGTCTTGTTGTCCCTGTCGATGTTTTCGTGATATGGAATTTAAG GTGATTGCTTTGGGAACTGAGAACGAAGGAACTATAAGAAAACAATGGAGAGGCAAAAAAGACACACTGAATGTAGATCACGAACAGTTtgtaataaatt ttCCATCGAGTCTCGACGTCATAGAAAAGACGTTACTTATTGGAGCAGGATTCCTCATG gattTTATGTTCTTTGAGATGACATGA
- the LOC140048719 gene encoding E3 ubiquitin-protein ligase TRIM71-like encodes MKAEILQCGQCRVALKNSKDKLPTFLKCLHAFCGECITKIISDNPRCPICKASSYIQSDSTINDLPSINFLQNIEQFENIKQQIHQRKVKECQNCSDGNQATHLCTGRNMPLFFCNECVHIYNNFNKNGVKMFISLQNIRDDHILPYVRYSDDKPCQKHGEDVMRFCDDCLASCCPRCDHSGHNLVSLKDEADAIRRRIREKVQDAETSIGILQRRMEHVRLEKERLYESSKATAQNVNIFFDKLKESLDIRKKTLLSEVSKITHEKSTKLNAEEENTEAELNDIIPMTQVLSATSMFSNDRDIMGIAESLKTRSKDYISTRLREKPDVNGTISFGFGEFTDINGPLQFKRVDEMFNKIPMAVDKLGEVRSKETKTVASETTFRIREKGSGLDIVIDAYTKNQQPCKQGGDSFSIEIKDPNCQIFKPRLEDLNTGSYVTHFIPSVKGKYTMSINIQGKPIKKSPYTFTMDDPVEDSKYAPPNEEPDYVPRRDPPPPPVPSSPRPPIQRPNSGGGYITMNSIKLPHRQRSNTVNSMVPKNHSQDVDRFDIECYVGTRRGSRRGSDVYMTIDSLGLDVKEKDEKKLAAVYEQGVGAMNGTLKQSKSSIFRWKNLIK; translated from the exons ATGAAGGCGGAAATACTTCAGTGCGGACAATGTCGTGTTGCGTTAAAGAACAGTAAAGACAAG ttgcCAACATTTCTTAAATGCCTTCATGCGTTTTGTGGTGAATGCATTACAAAGATAATTTCCGACAACCCAAGATGTCCAATATGTAAAGCATCGTCTTACATTCAAAGCGATTCAACAATCAACGATCTGCCAAGCATCAACTTTCTCCAGAACATTGAACAATTTGAAAACATTAAGCAACAAATTCATCAAAGAAAAGTAAAAGAATGTCAAAATTGTTCCGATGGGAATCAAGCAACGCATTTGTGTACAGGCCGGAATATGCCTTTGTTTTTTTGCAATGAATGTGTTCATATTTACAACAACTTTAACAAAAATGGAGTAAAGATGTTTATATCATTGCAAAACATACGAGACGATCATATCTTACCGTATGTGAGATACTCTGATGATAAGCCTTGTCAGAAGCATGGCGAAGATGTTATGAGATTTTGTGATGATTGTTTAGCTTCATGTTGTCCAAGATGTGATCATTCAGGACACAATTTAGTGTCTTTAAAGGATGAAGCTGATGCAATTCGCCGGCGTATTCGTGAAAAGGTTCAAGACGCGGAAACAAGTATAGGAATTTTGCAAAGAAGAATGGAACATGTTAGACTTGAAAAAGAACGTCTATATGAGTCTTCGAAGGCTACAGCACAAAATGTCAATATTTTCTTTGATAAACTCAAAGAAAGTCTTGATATAcgtaaaaaaacattgttgagTGAAGTTTCCAAAATTACTCATGAAAAATCAACAAAACTGAATGCAGAAGAGGAAAACACTGAAGCCGAACTCAATGATATAATACCAATGACACAGGTTCTGAGCGCAACCAGTATGTTCAGCAATGACCGTGATATTATGGGAATAGCCGAGAGTCTGAAAACAAGATCAAAAGACTATATTTCAACCAGATTAAGAGAAAAACCTGACGTAAATGGTACAATTTCATTTGGATTTGGAGAATTCACAGATATAAACGGCCCATTGCAGTTCAAACGCGTTGATGAAATGTTCAACAAGATTCCGATGGCAGTAGACAAGTTGGGTGAAGTCAGGTCTAAGGAAACTAAAACCGTGGCTTCAGAAACAACATTTAGAATTCGAGAAAAGGGATCTGGATTAGATATTGTTATCGATGCTTATACGAAAAACCAACAGCCATGTAAGCAGGGTGGCGACTCATTCAGCATTGAAATAAAAGATCCAAATTGTCAGATTTTCAAACCACGATTAGAAGATTTAAACACAGGTTCTTACGTTACACATTTCATTCCAAGTGTTAAAGGAAAATACACAATGAGCATTAATATCCAGGGAAAGCCAATCAAGAAGTCACCTTACACATTCACTATGGATGATCCAGTTGAAGATTCAAAATATGCTCCTCCAAATGAAGAACCAGACTATGTTCCTAGAAGAGATCCTCCACCACCACCAGTACCTAGTTCACCTCGACCACCAATACAGCGGCCTAATAGTGGTGGTGGATATATCACAATGAATAGTATCAAACTTCCACACCGTCAAAGGTCAAACACAGTCAATTCTATGGTGCCTAAAAACCATTCACAAGATGTTGATAGATTTGATATAGAGTGTTATGTTGGAACTCGTAGAGGAAGTAGACGTGGATCAGATGTTTATATGACAATCGATAGCCTCGGACTTGACGTgaaagaaaaagatgaaaaaaaactTGCAGCAGTTTATGAACAGGGAGTTGgagcaatgaatggaacattgaAACAATCTAAGTCCAGCATTTTTCGATGGAAAAACCTTATTAAATAA